A section of the Zygosaccharomyces rouxii strain CBS732 chromosome B complete sequence genome encodes:
- the NMD5 gene encoding Nmd5p (similar to uniprot|P46970 Saccharomyces cerevisiae YJR132W NMD5 Karyopherin a carrier protein involved in nuclear import of proteins importin beta homolog) codes for MDVNVLLQCFAGTLDQNAQVRSQAEGQLKQISFTPGFLGATLDIISAEQTPENVRLSASLYFKNKCVNGWTGKYNGKNELLDYVVDQDEKPVIKDMLIRTLIVCVKVSPGSTRVLKNALSIIIYEEYSQGRWDDLLTQSIKLLSGSDVDGAYVGLLCLSGIFRTYRWKENDSRQGLELLIIQYFPDLLKYGETQLLAQGANLNDAKLGEMLLLLIKIYKFVTYLDLPFTLQRQESFIPWANFFVAIIQLPLPAEFTTLYDNESRAKNPWVKCKKWSYAILYRLYQRYASDSLTRKFEYEEFKPLYRDQFLPQLLQLLFQQIEQWGDGSLWLSDESFYYILCFIEQTIVQKATWKLVQPYYETLLEHVIFPLLCPNDDKLEVFETDPQEYIHRNLELWDENYSPDLAAVSVLTTAVTKHGKTTLQPTIQFVIATLQANLGNSTNLSSAVKIESAFRIFSSIIDRLTTKDSPYLNELETFLNSFVFPFFESPFGFLRTRVCEICSKLGTIDFQRATLVDTIYKGIMFCMNDTTGCLPVQLMAALALQAFIHVPEFQTALSSSVLPTMQRLLNISNEFESDTISGVMQDFVEQFADQLQPFGVDLMNTLVQQFLRLVIELHEASNVDPNSLLDESDIPDESDKQMAALGILSTTISILLSFENSPEMVKSLEQSFYPAAEFILKYEVEDFYHECCEFVENSTFLLRSISPISWKILELIGESNRSENSMVSFYLEDCIYALNNYLLYGTDELKKNEFYSKILYEIYDRASRDEDKALSDFTTVFDLSQKMILSLNHQLPETYGHRIINDAAQAIVANQEELKNNIVFGVTTFNVVVSGLVYFPQLTLEILQSSQCLEVFFKTWLEFYVPNVKRVFDIKLSILALLSLMTEIPQPTLDTLFGGPIFPKLGKILIGLASRFPQAQRLLQEKRMGFSTGSFSLDDLEDMKNDSSTLKFVNGESLDTEEDFEDLEEDSLSGSLLDTIDIYASIKLFAINLRNTDQHKSTTVVSEMTPDEQETFKKIIL; via the coding sequence ATGGATGTCAACGTACTGTTGCAATGTTTTGCTGGCACCTTAGATCAGAATGCTCAGGTCAGGAGTCAGGCTGAAGGTCAGTTAAAACAGATTAGTTTTACTCCTGGGTTCTTGGGGGCTACGTTGGATATAATTTCAGCTGAACAGACCCCTGAAAACGTCAGGTTGTCAGCATCATTGTACTTTAAAAACAAATGCGTCAATGGATGGACAGGTAAGTACAACGGTAAGAATGAATTGTTAGATTATGTGGTGGATCAAGATGAGAAGCCAGTGATTAAGGATATGTTGATACGAACTCTTATTGTTTGTGTGAAAGTAAGTCCAGGCTCCACTAGGGTTTTAAAGAATGCCCTAAGTATAATCATATATGAGGAGTACTCTCAAGGAAGATGGGATGACCTTTTGACCCAATCGATTAAACTTTTATCTGGTTCAGATGTAGATGGAGCATACGTGGGGCTACTTTGTCTAAGTGGGATCTTCAGAACTTACCGTTGGAAGGAGAACGATTCGAGACAAGGTCTGGAGCTCTTAATCATTCAGTATTTCCCAGATCTTTTAAAATACGGTGAAACTCAACTTTTGGCCCAAGGTGCCAATCTAAATGATGCCAAATTGGGTGAAATGCTTTTACtcttgatcaaaatttacaaatttgTCACttatttggatttaccGTTTACTTTACAGCGACAAGAATCTTTCATTCCATGGgcaaatttctttgttgCCATAATCCAACTGCCACTACCTGCAGAATTCACGACCTTATACGATAACGAATCTAGAGCTAAAAACCCTTGGGTTAAATGCAAAAAATGGTCATATGCAATCCTTTACAGATTGTACCAAAGATATGCATCCGATTCATTGacaagaaaatttgaatatgaagaatttaaaCCCTTGTACAGAGATCAATTCTTACCACAGTTATTACAGCTgctttttcaacaaattgaacaGTGGGGGGATGGTAGTCTTTGGTTAAGTGATGAATCATTTTACTATATCCTCTGCTTTATCGAACAGACAATCGTTCAGAAGGCCACTTGGAAACTGGTTCAACCTTATTACGAAACTCTTTTAGAGCATGTCATATTTCCCTTACTTTGTCCTAACGATGACAAGTTGGAAGTATTTGAAACTGATCCCCAAGAATACATCCATAGAAATTTGGAGTTATGGGATGAGAACTATTCCCCTGATTTGGCTGCGGTATCTGTGTTGACCACAGCGGTTACCAAACATGGTAAGACTACTTTACAACCCACCATTCAATTTGTAATCGCCACTTTACAAGCTAACTTGGGTAACTCTACAAATTTGAGCAGTGCAGTAAAGATAGAATCTGCATTTAGAATTTTCTCCAGCATCATTGATCGTTTGACAACAAAGGACTCACCttatttgaatgaattaGAAACTTTCCTCAATTCTTTTGTATTCCCCTTTTTTGAATCACCATTTGGATTCCTAAGAACAAGAGTTTGTGAGATCTGCTCTAAATTAGGTACTATAGATTTCCAAAGGGCCACACTTGTCGATACCATTTATAAAGGTATCATGTTCTGTATGAATGATACTACAGGTTGCCTTCCGGTACAGCTAATGGCCGCACTTGCGTTGCAAGCATTCATACACGTTCCTGAATTTCAAACTGCATTGTCATCTTCTGTCTTGCCCACAATGCAAAGACTATTAAATATTTCAAACGAATTCGAATCAGATACTATATCAGGTGTGATGCAAGATTTTGTGGAACAATTCGCAGATCAATTACAACCATTTGGTGTGGATTTAATGAACACCTTAGTTCAACAGTTTCTAAGACTTGTCATTGAATTACACGAAGCGTCTAACGTGGATCCCAATTCATTACTAGACGAGAGCGATATTCCTGATGAAAGTGACAAACAGATGGCTGCCTTAGGTATACTTTCCACAACGATTTCCATCCTGTTGTCGTTTGAAAATTCCCCAGAAATGGTTAAAAGTTTGGAACAATCATTTTATCCAGCCGCCGAGTTTATCTTGAAAtatgaagtggaagattTTTACCATGAATGTTGTGAGTTTGTAGAGAATTCTACTTTCTTACTTAGGAGTATCAGTCCCATTTCGTGGAAAATCTTGGAACTGATTGGTGAGAGTAATAGAAGTGAAAATAGTATGGtttcattttatttggaagattGCATCTATGCTCTTAACAACTATTTACTTTACGGTAcagatgaattgaagaaaaatgaattttatTCCAAAATCTTATACGAGATTTATGATAGAGCTTCTCGTGATGAAGATAAGGCATTAAGTGACTTCACAACAGTATTCGATCTATCTCAAAAGATGATACTTTCATTGAACCATCAACTCCCTGAAACATACGGCCATAGAATTATAAATGATGCGGCACAAGCCATCGTGGCCAATcaggaagaattgaagaataaCATTGTATTTGGTGTCACCACTTTTAATGTAGTTGTTAGTGGACTAGTGTATTTCCCACAATTGactttggaaattttacaaagtaGTCAATGTTTGGAAGTATTCTTTAAAACCTGGTTAGAATTTTACGTGCCTAACGTAAAACGTGTATTTGACATTAAACTATCGATATTGGCTCTATTAAGTCTAATGACAGAAATTCCACAACCTACGCTAGACACTTTGTTTGGCGgaccaatttttcctaAGCTAGGTAAAATCTTAATCGGATTAGCCTCAAGATTCCCACAGGCTCAAAGACTCCTGCAAGAGAAACGTATGGGATTCTCTACTGGGTCTTTCAGCTTAGACGATCTAGAGGACATGAAAAACGATTCTAGcactttgaaatttgtcaACGGTGAATCTCTGGATACCGAAGAAGATTTCGAAGACTTAGAAGAGGATTCACTATCAGGATCTCTACTGGATACCATTGATATCTATGCCTCCATAAAGCTATTTGCCATTAACCTGAGGAACACAGATCAGCACAAATCTACAACAGTCGTATCGGAAATGACACCTGATGAGCAAGAGACCTTCAAGAAGATCATATTGTGA